From one Mycolicibacterium sp. HK-90 genomic stretch:
- a CDS encoding PH domain-containing protein yields the protein MTDKKTADSWDIDIRPYRTPYFAYGAALIILLAHVTVGALLKVGSTGVVFQTSDQVAIALLGAIIAAVVLLFARPRLRIGPSGVAVRNLVSFKLIPWSDVLGLSFPVGARWARLDLPDDEYIPVMAIQAIDKGRAVQAMDQARDAIGRYRSDLS from the coding sequence ATGACCGACAAGAAGACCGCGGACAGCTGGGATATTGACATCCGGCCGTACCGGACACCGTATTTCGCCTACGGGGCGGCGCTGATCATTCTGCTGGCCCACGTCACCGTCGGTGCGCTGTTGAAGGTCGGGTCCACCGGCGTGGTGTTCCAGACCTCCGACCAGGTGGCCATCGCCTTGCTGGGCGCGATCATCGCCGCGGTGGTGCTGTTGTTCGCCCGGCCGCGGCTGCGGATCGGCCCGTCCGGCGTGGCGGTGCGGAACCTGGTCAGCTTCAAGCTGATTCCCTGGTCCGACGTCCTAGGCCTGTCGTTTCCGGTGGGCGCCCGGTGGGCCCGTCTGGACCTGCCCGATGACGAGTACATCCCGGTGATGGCCATTCAGGCGATCGACAAGGGCCGCGCCGTGCAGGCCATGGACCAGGCCCGCGACGCCATCGGCCGGTACCGCTCAGACCTCAGCTGA